A part of Dehalococcoidia bacterium genomic DNA contains:
- a CDS encoding SDR family NAD(P)-dependent oxidoreductase — protein sequence MSEHLKGRNAIVTGAAGGLGKEVCLALAREGANILCNDIGADRSGAGAEKTTVDKIVDEVKALGVKAVANYDSVTDFDAAEKMVKACVSEFGRLDILVNCHGNLRDRMIFNMTKEEWDNVINVHLNGCFNTCRHACVVMREQKYGRIINVTSDAWRGTLGHVNYGAAKGGIVSLTRAIAREMGKSNVTANCFAPIAATRMTLNDDVKKRTLKAVELGQTTKEEADYLLNMPGPEHVPPIIVYLATDKAWDINGQVFHAEGGRVGIYSEPIEVKAIYKDIKDGPLTTDELINMVPKILMQGYKNPAPPVPEAKK from the coding sequence TTGAGCGAGCACTTAAAAGGAAGAAATGCGATAGTCACCGGCGCCGCCGGTGGTCTGGGAAAAGAAGTTTGTTTAGCCCTGGCGCGTGAAGGCGCCAATATACTATGCAACGACATCGGCGCCGACAGATCCGGCGCAGGCGCCGAGAAAACCACCGTCGACAAGATCGTCGATGAGGTGAAGGCCCTCGGCGTGAAGGCCGTCGCCAACTACGATTCGGTGACCGATTTCGACGCCGCCGAGAAGATGGTCAAGGCATGTGTTTCAGAGTTCGGCAGGCTCGATATCCTGGTCAACTGCCACGGCAACCTGCGCGACAGGATGATCTTTAACATGACCAAGGAAGAGTGGGACAACGTGATAAACGTCCATCTGAACGGCTGTTTTAACACCTGTCGCCATGCCTGCGTGGTCATGCGCGAGCAGAAGTACGGCCGCATCATCAACGTCACATCCGATGCCTGGCGCGGCACCCTGGGCCATGTAAACTACGGCGCCGCCAAGGGCGGCATCGTGAGCCTGACCCGCGCCATCGCGCGTGAGATGGGGAAATCCAACGTAACCGCCAACTGCTTCGCCCCCATCGCCGCCACCAGAATGACGCTGAACGACGATGTTAAAAAGAGGACATTGAAGGCCGTCGAGCTCGGCCAGACGACCAAAGAAGAAGCGGATTACCTGCTGAACATGCCGGGGCCCGAGCACGTCCCGCCCATCATCGTATACCTGGCCACCGACAAGGCCTGGGACATCAACGGACAGGTCTTCCATGCCGAGGGCGGCAGGGTCGGCATCTACAGCGAGCCCATCGAGGTAAAAGCGATATATAAGGACATTAAAGACGGGCCGTTAACAACCGACGAACTGATAAACATGGTTCCCAAGATACTCATGCAGGGCTACAAGAACCCGGCGCCGCCGGTACCGGAAGCAAAGAAATAA